One genomic segment of uncultured Ilyobacter sp. includes these proteins:
- a CDS encoding leucine-rich repeat domain-containing protein, translating to MYKNFIILAALLLLGLSIEGAWTEKIVNKKTGENVVLSVTQNVGGTTTASSEAGTSDSSSSTGTNSSSASGTSSSGSGTSDSSSSTGTNSASASDTSSSGAGTSDSSSSTGTNSSSASGTSSSGSGTSDSSSSTGTNSSSASGTSSSGAGTPDSSSSTGTNSASASDTSSSGTGTSDLSSSTGTNSAYVSSSSSGNSVFNSISANASKKATSLNVSNSGLTDLNGIEVFTNLEVLNLENNHLESLKGLENLTNLKRLYLRGNPLTPSDLEIILSLKNLQFLSFSDISGNYLDVLYVFVPDKNLKSVVWENIQTFPKYTSTEDKITFEDVAKIKELHCRDKKIKDLRGIEHFKNLQLLDLEENMIRTLYKIDFSELNKLEYLNIAGNEISSLEKFEEFLPIPNKHLDIYFQKDGYTNPIVSSPNFVNIVRKIKTKFNNKIDVIT from the coding sequence ATGTATAAAAATTTTATAATTTTAGCAGCCCTTTTATTATTGGGGCTCAGTATAGAGGGTGCCTGGACCGAAAAAATAGTAAACAAAAAAACAGGTGAGAATGTTGTTCTTTCTGTGACACAAAACGTAGGTGGTACAACTACTGCTTCGTCAGAAGCTGGAACATCTGATTCATCTTCATCAACAGGCACAAATTCCTCCTCGGCATCTGGCACCTCGTCCTCAGGATCTGGAACATCTGATTCATCTTCATCAACAGGCACAAATTCAGCCTCTGCATCTGACACCTCGTCCTCAGGAGCTGGAACATCTGATTCATCTTCATCAACAGGTACAAATTCCTCCTCGGCATCTGGCACCTCGTCCTCAGGATCTGGAACATCTGATTCATCTTCATCAACAGGCACAAATTCCTCCTCGGCATCTGGCACCTCGTCTTCAGGAGCTGGAACGCCTGATTCATCTTCATCAACAGGCACAAATTCAGCCTCTGCATCTGACACCTCGTCCTCAGGAACTGGAACATCTGATTTATCTTCATCAACAGGTACAAATTCAGCCTATGTTTCATCTAGCAGCAGTGGTAATTCTGTCTTCAATAGCATATCAGCAAATGCATCTAAAAAAGCCACCTCTCTTAATGTATCAAATAGTGGACTCACAGATCTAAACGGAATTGAAGTTTTCACCAATTTAGAGGTGTTAAATCTAGAAAACAACCACCTTGAATCTTTAAAGGGTTTAGAAAACCTTACAAATTTGAAACGTCTTTATCTCAGAGGGAATCCTCTGACTCCATCTGATCTCGAGATAATTTTAAGCTTAAAAAATCTTCAGTTCCTTAGTTTTTCTGATATTTCCGGAAATTATCTAGATGTCCTCTATGTTTTCGTTCCAGATAAAAATCTCAAATCAGTTGTTTGGGAAAATATCCAAACCTTTCCAAAATATACCTCTACTGAGGATAAAATAACCTTTGAAGATGTTGCAAAAATTAAAGAGCTCCATTGCAGGGATAAGAAGATAAAAGATCTAAGGGGAATAGAGCATTTTAAAAATCTTCAATTGCTGGACTTAGAAGAAAATATGATCAGAACCCTATATAAAATAGATTTCTCAGAACTAAATAAGTTGGAATACTTAAATATAGCCGGTAATGAAATATCCTCTCTAGAAAAATTTGAAGAATTTTTACCAATTCCAAATAAACATCTTGATATCTATTTTCAAAAGGATGGCTACACCAACCCTATAGTCTCATCTCCAAATTTTGTAAATATTGTCAGAAAAATAAAAACTAAATTTAATAACAAAATAGATGTTATTACGTAA
- a CDS encoding MFS transporter translates to MTKHRVNLAEGMIYNLLFIGIQGFPLTALALYFNCTPIELSMIATLPIAAQFFQIFSGKICQISKNRKKALIISVALARLPILLLPIGILFKVTSAYLLLTVVFFYSIFTALTSNIWTTAMGDLIPKGERGAFFAKRFLLISITTICSYYVYSKVLDNLEGSTGVFILTSIMSLAGIITLILFFFHDIPEREGSCVRIDLRAPLRDSNFRHFLVFIGFWNFAVEFAKPYFHYFAITSLRVEYGYLGKITMLSGFIALFAFPVCGYLSKTIGDKKLLSGGIWISTYVLIFYFTMNENNYKSLLMMDGIFTGIAWSAINLSIFNLLLEVAGEPRESFVASHAIVTGIAGLLGAVLGGTIASFIKGRVVFIFGDAYFGLQVTFILAFLFRLYAILLLTRVKAFQKRVYYPGIRPLTFSIFGGRK, encoded by the coding sequence ATGACAAAACACAGAGTTAATCTGGCCGAGGGTATGATTTATAATCTTCTTTTTATAGGGATACAGGGATTCCCTCTAACGGCTCTGGCTCTTTATTTCAATTGTACTCCCATAGAGCTCTCTATGATTGCGACCCTTCCCATTGCAGCCCAGTTTTTTCAGATATTCAGCGGAAAAATATGTCAGATTTCTAAAAATAGAAAAAAAGCCCTTATTATATCAGTGGCACTGGCCCGTCTTCCGATACTGCTTCTTCCCATAGGAATTTTATTCAAAGTCACCTCGGCCTACCTTCTCCTCACAGTGGTATTTTTTTACTCTATATTTACGGCTCTCACATCAAATATATGGACCACAGCCATGGGAGATCTTATTCCAAAAGGTGAAAGAGGAGCTTTTTTTGCCAAGAGATTTTTATTGATATCGATTACCACTATCTGTTCTTACTATGTATATTCAAAAGTACTCGATAACCTGGAGGGATCCACGGGAGTTTTTATATTGACCAGTATAATGTCTCTGGCCGGAATTATAACTCTTATTCTCTTCTTTTTTCACGATATACCAGAGAGAGAAGGATCCTGCGTACGCATTGATCTCAGGGCTCCTCTAAGAGACAGTAATTTCAGACACTTCCTTGTGTTCATTGGATTCTGGAATTTTGCCGTAGAATTTGCAAAACCTTATTTTCATTACTTTGCTATAACGAGCCTGAGGGTAGAATATGGATACCTCGGTAAAATAACGATGTTGAGTGGATTCATAGCCCTTTTTGCCTTCCCAGTATGCGGATATTTAAGCAAGACTATAGGGGATAAAAAATTACTTTCAGGTGGCATATGGATATCTACCTATGTCTTGATCTTTTATTTTACAATGAATGAAAATAACTATAAAAGTCTCCTTATGATGGATGGCATATTTACAGGAATAGCCTGGTCAGCAATAAACCTATCGATTTTCAATCTTTTGCTAGAAGTAGCCGGAGAGCCCAGAGAATCATTTGTGGCATCCCACGCCATTGTCACTGGAATAGCAGGTCTTTTGGGTGCTGTTTTAGGTGGAACAATTGCATCCTTTATTAAAGGCCGAGTGGTATTTATCTTCGGAGACGCGTATTTTGGATTGCAGGTCACATTTATCCTTGCTTTCCTTTTTAGACTATATGCTATACTTCTTCTCACAAGGGTCAAGGCATTTCAAAAGAGAGTATATTATCCCGGTATCAGGCCTCTTACCTTTAGTATCTTTGGAGGTAGAAAGTAG
- a CDS encoding CoA-disulfide reductase, which produces MKILIVGGVAGGASAAARLRRINENAEIVMFERGEYISFANCGLPYHIGGIIKERENLLVQTIEGMKTRFNIDVKIKTEVTKIDRENKKVYAKNLKTGETFEESYDRLLLSPGAAPFIPPIPGVNSPNIFSLRNMNDMDSIMNHIEKNSVKRAVVVGAGFIGIEVAENLLERDIEVSILEKADQVLTMVDFDMAAQVHQNIKDKEVELYLEDGVVNFEDIEGKTVVKLESGEEIKADLVVMAIGVKPENDLAKEAGLEVGKKGGIRVNQYLQTSDENIYAVGDAIEVKHYLSGEESIIPLAWPANRQGRIVADNMLGINLKTYNGSLGTSIIKAFDTTVAATGLNERYLKNSGREYMVATVNRNSHASYYPGGVPITLKLLFTKDGEILGAQGLGCKGVDKRIDVIATAIKGKMKVWDLQDLELAYAPPYNSAKDPVNILGYVAENMINGEVETIRYFQIEDYLKNNNAQLLDIRTKDENELGSIPNSMHIDLAELRDSLSKLDKNKEYIVYCQVGLRGYIAYRMMVQHGFKAKNLDGGYKLWSYTVVDQNNRDIFGEIDKFKHKESSCCEAISELIDEEREMNKIIEVDACGLQCPGPILKTKKTMDTIKDGEVLSIKSTDAGFKKDIVTWAEKTGNKLLDVQIENGIVTAHVKKGSKSKNPSLVTEKDTQTIVVFSGDLDKILASFIIANGALAMGKKVSMFFTFWGLNALRKENYTNKNKGVIDKMFGMMMPKGVNRLKLSKMNMGGLGTAMMKYVMKEKNVDSLDKLMKTYLENGGRITACTMSMDVMGIAKEELIEGIEYGGVASYLGDSQEAYSNLFI; this is translated from the coding sequence ATGAAAATATTAATAGTAGGTGGCGTAGCTGGCGGTGCATCTGCTGCGGCTAGACTCAGAAGAATAAATGAAAATGCAGAGATAGTAATGTTTGAAAGAGGTGAATATATATCCTTTGCAAACTGCGGTCTTCCGTATCACATCGGAGGAATCATCAAAGAGAGGGAGAATCTCCTTGTTCAAACCATCGAGGGGATGAAAACGAGATTCAATATTGATGTAAAAATAAAGACAGAGGTAACAAAAATAGACCGAGAAAACAAAAAGGTCTATGCCAAAAACCTTAAAACAGGAGAAACCTTTGAAGAGAGTTACGACAGACTTCTTCTCTCTCCTGGAGCTGCTCCATTTATACCTCCTATTCCAGGAGTAAACTCCCCTAATATTTTTTCTCTGAGAAACATGAATGATATGGACAGCATAATGAATCACATAGAAAAAAACAGTGTAAAAAGGGCAGTAGTTGTAGGGGCAGGATTCATAGGTATAGAGGTCGCTGAAAATCTTTTAGAGAGAGATATAGAGGTGTCCATATTAGAAAAGGCTGACCAGGTGCTAACCATGGTTGATTTTGACATGGCGGCTCAGGTACACCAAAACATAAAGGATAAAGAGGTAGAACTCTACTTAGAGGACGGAGTTGTCAACTTTGAAGATATAGAGGGCAAGACTGTGGTGAAGCTAGAGAGTGGTGAAGAGATCAAAGCGGACCTTGTTGTGATGGCTATAGGGGTAAAACCCGAAAATGATCTGGCAAAAGAAGCTGGACTTGAGGTAGGTAAAAAAGGTGGAATAAGAGTAAATCAGTACCTTCAGACCTCTGATGAAAATATCTATGCTGTAGGAGACGCTATAGAGGTAAAACACTATCTAAGCGGTGAGGAATCCATTATTCCGTTAGCATGGCCTGCAAACAGACAGGGACGTATAGTTGCAGACAATATGCTAGGCATAAACTTAAAAACATACAACGGTTCGTTGGGAACATCTATAATAAAGGCTTTTGATACTACTGTTGCGGCGACAGGTCTAAATGAAAGATACCTCAAAAATTCTGGCAGAGAATATATGGTGGCAACAGTAAACAGAAACAGTCATGCCAGTTATTATCCAGGTGGAGTCCCGATAACACTCAAGCTTCTTTTCACTAAAGATGGAGAGATTTTAGGGGCTCAAGGGCTAGGATGTAAAGGAGTAGACAAGAGAATTGATGTTATCGCCACAGCAATTAAGGGAAAAATGAAGGTCTGGGACCTCCAAGATCTCGAGCTAGCCTACGCTCCACCTTATAACTCTGCAAAAGACCCAGTAAATATTCTAGGATACGTTGCTGAAAATATGATCAATGGTGAAGTAGAAACAATCAGATATTTCCAGATAGAGGATTATCTAAAAAATAACAATGCCCAGCTTCTCGATATAAGAACAAAGGATGAAAATGAACTAGGATCCATCCCTAATTCTATGCATATTGACCTTGCAGAACTACGTGACAGCCTCTCTAAACTTGATAAAAATAAAGAATATATTGTCTACTGTCAAGTTGGGCTTAGGGGTTACATCGCCTACAGAATGATGGTCCAGCACGGATTCAAGGCAAAAAATCTTGACGGAGGATATAAACTCTGGAGCTACACCGTTGTTGACCAAAATAACAGGGATATCTTCGGGGAAATTGATAAATTTAAACACAAGGAATCTTCATGCTGCGAAGCGATCTCGGAACTTATCGATGAGGAGAGAGAGATGAATAAAATTATAGAGGTGGATGCCTGCGGACTACAGTGCCCAGGACCGATATTAAAAACTAAAAAAACCATGGATACCATTAAAGACGGGGAGGTTCTCTCTATAAAATCAACAGATGCAGGATTCAAAAAAGATATCGTTACTTGGGCAGAGAAAACAGGAAACAAGCTTTTAGATGTCCAAATAGAAAATGGTATAGTAACTGCCCACGTGAAAAAAGGAAGTAAGTCTAAGAATCCATCCCTCGTAACTGAAAAGGACACACAAACTATAGTTGTATTCAGCGGAGATTTGGATAAGATTTTAGCAAGTTTTATAATAGCAAACGGTGCATTGGCAATGGGTAAAAAAGTAAGTATGTTCTTTACCTTCTGGGGGTTGAACGCTCTTCGAAAAGAAAACTATACAAATAAAAACAAAGGAGTAATAGATAAAATGTTTGGTATGATGATGCCAAAAGGTGTCAACAGGCTCAAACTTTCTAAAATGAATATGGGTGGACTAGGAACAGCTATGATGAAATATGTCATGAAGGAAAAAAATGTGGATTCTTTGGACAAATTAATGAAAACATATCTCGAAAATGGCGGACGGATTACTGCCTGCACAATGTCTATGGATGTAATGGGGATAGCCAAAGAGGAGCTCATCGAGGGAATAGAATATGGAGGAGTAGCTTCATATCTAGGAGATTCTCAAGAGGCATATTCAAACCTTTTCATCTAG
- a CDS encoding AbrB/MazE/SpoVT family DNA-binding domain-containing protein, with protein sequence MLEFKDGKCICGTVTVGERGQIVIPKKARDYFEIQPGDQLVVLGDKNKGITIFKAGDLQEFANFILNNANDE encoded by the coding sequence ATGCTGGAGTTCAAAGATGGAAAATGTATCTGTGGAACAGTTACCGTAGGAGAAAGGGGACAGATAGTTATCCCTAAGAAAGCCAGAGACTATTTTGAGATACAGCCTGGAGATCAGTTGGTGGTTCTAGGGGATAAGAATAAGGGAATAACGATTTTCAAAGCGGGAGACTTACAAGAATTTGCAAATTTTATTTTAAATAATGCCAATGATGAATAA
- a CDS encoding MogA/MoaB family molybdenum cofactor biosynthesis protein, with protein MFKATVICLSDKGYRGERDDKSSQVIINILEKNNYKVVKNILLPDDYYLLKHTLAEICDAGEADLILTTGGTGFSKRDITPEATLEVIEKNVPGIPEAIRAHSMLITKRAMLSRAVAGIRSDTLIVNLPGSPKAVKESLEYIISTLHHGLKILTGKATECADDRNKNK; from the coding sequence GTGTTTAAAGCTACGGTAATATGTCTCAGTGATAAGGGGTATAGAGGCGAAAGAGATGACAAGAGCAGTCAGGTCATAATAAATATTTTGGAAAAAAATAATTATAAGGTTGTTAAAAATATTCTGCTTCCTGATGACTATTATCTTTTGAAGCACACACTTGCAGAAATATGTGATGCAGGAGAGGCTGATCTGATACTGACAACTGGTGGGACAGGGTTTTCCAAAAGGGATATTACTCCTGAAGCCACCCTTGAGGTGATAGAAAAAAACGTACCTGGCATACCAGAGGCTATAAGAGCACACTCTATGCTGATAACCAAGAGAGCGATGCTGTCTCGGGCAGTGGCTGGAATCAGAAGTGATACTCTTATAGTGAACCTGCCTGGGAGCCCAAAGGCGGTAAAGGAGTCCCTAGAGTATATAATAAGCACGCTGCATCATGGTCTAAAGATATTAACGGGAAAAGCCACTGAATGTGCCGATGACAGGAATAAAAACAAATAG
- a CDS encoding PhoH family protein — MANYLVDTNIIIANPFFLREFKECTVLIPIYVLEELDKLKSREGNSGFRARQFLRNFKDIEEKGNLLQGIELKNGVILKSTLEKPAIDLPENFDVSYVDNKILSIMLAEAHRDDILLTNDISMRIKASSMGIKCRHLDMSDKHKLDDLYNGVLEIKVSEEDVKKFYSENGIEPKELGIEVIHPNQFFIGYTDYSYSKIIGRYDSEKEKIVKLHNEDYTAFGVKAKDVRQKFALEALLNPKIPFVSITSRQGCGKTLLALAAALEQVIEQSVYSKVIIGKNTSPIDKWNYQGFTTGATEEKLLTHFGNYTTTLENLQSIRGKKSRSGADTLNALINQDKIEILDISSILGSSFINKIVIIDEAQSFDAHAIRSIITRIGDNCKLILIGDIAQQTISRLDPDKSGLYVAIEWLKEIPETAHITLDRVHRSTFVDKASRIFDKKMFG, encoded by the coding sequence ATGGCCAATTATCTAGTGGATACTAATATCATAATTGCAAATCCATTTTTTTTAAGAGAGTTCAAAGAATGTACCGTACTGATTCCAATCTATGTTTTAGAGGAACTTGACAAGCTAAAATCCAGAGAGGGAAACAGTGGTTTCAGAGCCAGGCAGTTTCTTAGAAATTTCAAAGATATAGAGGAAAAAGGAAATCTTCTGCAAGGGATAGAGCTGAAAAACGGTGTTATTTTAAAAAGTACCCTTGAAAAACCGGCTATAGATCTTCCTGAAAATTTTGACGTCAGCTATGTAGACAACAAAATTCTTTCTATAATGTTGGCAGAGGCTCATAGAGATGATATTCTGCTCACAAATGATATAAGCATGAGAATCAAGGCATCATCTATGGGAATAAAATGCAGGCACCTAGATATGTCTGATAAGCATAAGTTAGATGACCTGTATAACGGAGTCTTAGAAATAAAGGTCAGTGAAGAGGATGTAAAAAAATTTTATTCTGAAAACGGCATAGAACCAAAAGAGCTTGGTATAGAGGTAATACACCCGAACCAGTTTTTCATCGGATACACCGACTATTCTTACAGTAAGATAATAGGAAGATACGACTCTGAAAAAGAAAAAATTGTAAAACTACACAATGAAGATTACACGGCCTTTGGTGTAAAAGCAAAAGATGTGAGGCAAAAATTTGCATTGGAGGCACTTCTAAACCCCAAAATACCTTTTGTGTCCATAACATCAAGACAGGGATGCGGTAAGACGCTCCTAGCTTTAGCAGCTGCTTTAGAACAGGTGATTGAGCAGAGTGTTTACAGCAAAGTTATTATTGGAAAAAACACCTCTCCCATAGATAAATGGAATTATCAGGGGTTCACCACAGGAGCCACCGAAGAGAAACTACTGACACATTTTGGGAACTATACAACAACACTAGAAAATCTTCAAAGTATTCGTGGCAAAAAAAGCCGAAGTGGGGCAGATACACTAAACGCCCTCATAAATCAGGATAAAATCGAAATACTAGATATCTCCTCTATACTCGGATCTAGCTTTATCAACAAAATAGTTATCATAGACGAAGCTCAGTCCTTTGATGCCCACGCCATAAGATCTATCATCACGAGAATCGGAGACAACTGTAAGCTCATCCTCATAGGAGACATCGCCCAGCAGACAATCTCTAGATTAGATCCTGATAAATCTGGACTTTATGTGGCTATTGAGTGGCTCAAAGAGATCCCTGAGACAGCTCATATAACCCTAGACAGAGTGCACAGAAGTACTTTTGTAGATAAGGCCAGCCGTATCTTCGACAAAAAAATGTTTGGATAA
- a CDS encoding GrdX family protein, producing MKYIIITNNSKVYNFYKETDEVIHLKDGNFSEVLNLVREKVHEGHILLSDPIFSNIECCENPFKSIAISEITDFKNKDSVKLMEGAVKISKKIICSQNYKSLPSELLEEYRFIDLNLIRDGLNEIR from the coding sequence ATGAAATATATTATTATAACAAATAACAGCAAGGTATATAATTTTTATAAAGAGACTGATGAAGTTATTCACTTGAAAGACGGTAACTTTTCAGAGGTGTTAAATCTTGTGAGGGAAAAAGTCCATGAGGGTCACATTCTTCTTTCAGATCCTATTTTTTCAAATATAGAGTGCTGTGAAAATCCATTTAAATCAATAGCCATCTCAGAAATTACCGATTTTAAAAATAAGGACTCAGTGAAACTCATGGAAGGTGCTGTGAAAATTTCAAAAAAAATTATCTGTTCACAAAACTATAAATCTCTACCGTCTGAATTACTTGAAGAATATCGTTTTATTGACCTCAACCTCATAAGAGACGGACTCAATGAGATTCGATAA
- the pflB gene encoding formate C-acetyltransferase has product MKKFDPWSDFKKGTWQQEIDVRDFIQKNYTPYDGDELFLSGPTDRTRELFEKFEGLRRTELERNGVVDINTNTVSSLLTYDAGYLDKDREIIVGIQTDKPLKRGVNPFGGIKMTRQAVEAYGYELDQKIEDYFAYKTTHNDGVFRVYNEAMKTARSTGIITGLPDAYGRGRIIGDYRRVSLYGVDHLLDEKKKDKIIYGRKKMTEENIRLLEELYKQIDFLKKMKEMAKLYGHDISEPAKDAKEAVQWLYFAYLASVKEQNGAAMSLGRVSTFLDIYFQRDIEKGVLTEESAQEIIDDFVLKLRMVRQLRTPEYNELFAGDPNWITEVIGGTGVDGRTMVTKSSYRFLNTLYTLAPAPEPNITVLWSESLPVKFKRFCAKVSMDTDSIQYENDDLMRPRYGDDYGIACCVSAMKIGKQMQYFGARCNMPKILLMALNGGKDEVSGKQTGPEMEPFQCKPLNYDDVVKRLKLYREWLCELYVNTMNIIHFMHDKYAYEKTQMALHDTEVERSMAFGMAGLSVVADSLSAIKYAKVTPVKDERGVIIDFNVEGDFPKFGNNDDRVDSIAAELTEDFIGDLKKHETYRSAVHALSILTITSNVVYGKKTGSTPDGRKKGEPFAPGANPMHNREKKGALASLTSVAKIPYDACRDGISCTFSIPPKTLGKTEEDRKTILTSILDGYFSQNAHHLNVNVLDKEKLEDAMLHPEKYPNLTIRVSGYAVNFNSLSKEQQKEVISRTFHSEI; this is encoded by the coding sequence ATGAAAAAATTTGATCCGTGGAGTGATTTTAAAAAAGGCACTTGGCAGCAGGAAATTGATGTAAGGGATTTTATACAAAAAAATTATACGCCCTATGATGGGGATGAATTGTTCTTGAGCGGACCAACTGATAGGACGAGGGAACTTTTTGAAAAATTTGAAGGATTAAGAAGGACTGAATTAGAAAGAAATGGCGTGGTGGATATAAACACAAATACTGTATCCTCACTTCTTACCTATGATGCAGGATACCTAGATAAAGACAGAGAGATAATAGTAGGGATACAGACTGATAAGCCTCTGAAAAGAGGGGTAAATCCATTTGGCGGGATAAAGATGACAAGACAGGCTGTGGAAGCTTATGGTTATGAGCTAGACCAGAAGATAGAGGACTATTTTGCATATAAAACTACCCATAATGATGGTGTGTTCAGGGTATACAACGAAGCCATGAAGACAGCAAGGAGTACGGGGATAATAACAGGACTACCAGATGCCTACGGACGAGGTCGGATTATAGGGGATTATAGAAGAGTTTCCCTTTACGGCGTGGACCATCTCTTAGATGAAAAGAAAAAAGATAAAATCATATACGGACGAAAAAAGATGACAGAAGAGAACATACGTCTTTTAGAAGAGCTTTATAAACAGATTGATTTTTTAAAAAAGATGAAGGAGATGGCAAAACTTTACGGACACGATATCTCAGAACCGGCTAAAGATGCCAAAGAGGCTGTCCAGTGGCTTTATTTTGCCTACCTTGCATCGGTAAAAGAGCAAAATGGTGCAGCTATGTCATTGGGAAGGGTAAGTACATTTCTGGATATTTATTTTCAGAGAGATATAGAGAAAGGAGTTCTTACAGAGGAATCTGCCCAAGAAATAATAGATGATTTCGTACTCAAGCTGAGGATGGTAAGACAGCTTAGGACTCCAGAATACAACGAACTTTTTGCTGGAGATCCCAACTGGATAACGGAAGTTATAGGTGGCACCGGAGTCGACGGTCGGACAATGGTTACAAAAAGTTCCTATAGATTTTTAAACACTCTCTATACCTTGGCTCCGGCACCTGAGCCAAACATAACGGTACTCTGGTCAGAATCCCTTCCTGTGAAGTTCAAACGGTTCTGCGCTAAGGTATCTATGGATACCGACTCTATACAGTATGAAAATGATGACCTTATGAGACCTAGATACGGAGATGATTATGGCATCGCCTGCTGTGTGTCTGCAATGAAGATAGGTAAACAGATGCAGTATTTCGGGGCCAGATGCAATATGCCAAAAATACTTCTTATGGCACTAAACGGCGGAAAAGATGAAGTTTCAGGAAAACAGACAGGTCCCGAGATGGAGCCGTTTCAGTGCAAGCCTTTGAATTATGATGATGTGGTAAAAAGGCTAAAACTGTATAGAGAGTGGCTCTGCGAGCTCTATGTAAATACCATGAATATCATCCATTTTATGCATGATAAGTACGCCTATGAAAAGACCCAAATGGCCCTTCACGACACTGAGGTAGAAAGGTCTATGGCCTTTGGAATGGCCGGACTGTCAGTTGTAGCTGATTCACTAAGTGCTATAAAATATGCCAAGGTGACCCCGGTGAAGGACGAAAGAGGTGTGATTATAGATTTTAATGTAGAGGGGGATTTTCCAAAATTTGGAAATAATGATGACAGAGTAGATTCTATAGCTGCAGAACTAACAGAAGATTTTATAGGAGATCTGAAAAAACATGAAACTTATAGAAGTGCAGTGCATGCTCTATCTATATTGACAATAACTTCCAATGTGGTTTATGGTAAGAAGACAGGTTCAACTCCAGACGGTAGAAAAAAAGGTGAGCCCTTTGCTCCAGGAGCCAATCCGATGCATAATAGAGAGAAAAAAGGGGCACTTGCCTCTCTTACATCTGTGGCAAAGATTCCTTATGATGCATGCCGTGACGGGATATCATGCACCTTCAGTATCCCACCAAAAACTCTGGGTAAAACAGAGGAGGACAGGAAGACGATTCTTACCTCTATATTGGACGGTTATTTTTCCCAAAATGCACACCATCTCAATGTAAATGTACTAGATAAAGAAAAGCTTGAGGACGCGATGCTCCATCCGGAAAAATATCCAAATCTGACTATACGAGTTTCTGGATATGCTGTAAATTTCAACTCTCTCAGCAAAGAACAGCAAAAAGAGGTTATAAGCAGAACTTTTCATAGTGAAATATAA